From a single Syntrophorhabdales bacterium genomic region:
- the tyrS gene encoding tyrosine--tRNA ligase: MDTNADTARTADQNIRVEIDKDIEREVEILKRGMVDLISENELRKKLVIARKEKRPLRVKLGMDPTAPDLHLGHTVVLQKLKQFQELGHVAIFLIGDFTGMIGDPSGRIETRPVLSKEELMKNAETYKKQVFKILDPDATEVRFNSEWFEAMNAADMIRLCAQYTVARMLEREDFRNRYQNNLPISVHEFLYPLVQGYDSVALKADVELGGHDQIFNLLVGRDMQRAYSQESQVVLTVPLLEGTDGINKMSKSYGNYVGIDEPPDVIFGKLMSISDELMLKYYELLSDISLEELQVLKEGLRDGTMHPKQAKINFAHEIVKRFHGAEAALAAERNFEKVFKDREIPEDIDVVRLKKDKEVVWLPQLLAAVGMVASTSEGKRMITQGAVNINGSKVSSEDLPLSATSEIVIKVGKRKFKKIVFES, encoded by the coding sequence GTGGACACTAACGCTGATACGGCACGCACTGCTGACCAGAACATCAGAGTGGAGATAGACAAGGACATCGAGCGGGAGGTGGAGATCCTCAAGCGCGGGATGGTCGACCTCATAAGCGAAAACGAACTGCGCAAGAAACTGGTCATCGCGCGGAAGGAAAAGCGGCCATTGCGTGTGAAGCTGGGCATGGACCCTACTGCGCCAGACCTCCACCTTGGTCATACAGTTGTGCTGCAGAAGCTGAAGCAGTTTCAGGAGCTCGGTCACGTGGCTATCTTTCTCATCGGGGATTTCACCGGTATGATAGGAGATCCTTCGGGCAGAATTGAGACACGGCCGGTGCTTTCAAAAGAAGAGCTGATGAAGAATGCAGAGACTTACAAGAAACAAGTCTTTAAGATTCTCGATCCTGATGCGACGGAAGTGCGGTTCAACAGCGAATGGTTCGAGGCTATGAATGCGGCCGACATGATCAGGCTCTGCGCGCAGTACACGGTGGCGAGAATGCTAGAGCGGGAAGATTTCAGAAACCGCTACCAGAACAACCTGCCGATCAGCGTGCATGAGTTTCTCTATCCACTCGTTCAGGGCTACGACTCGGTAGCTCTGAAGGCCGATGTGGAATTGGGCGGCCATGATCAGATATTCAATCTTCTGGTGGGAAGGGACATGCAGAGGGCATACAGTCAGGAGTCGCAGGTTGTGCTCACGGTTCCGCTCCTCGAAGGCACGGACGGCATCAACAAGATGAGCAAGAGCTACGGGAATTACGTCGGCATAGACGAGCCGCCGGACGTGATCTTCGGCAAACTGATGTCGATCTCCGACGAGCTGATGCTCAAGTACTATGAGCTCCTGAGCGACATCAGCCTTGAAGAACTGCAAGTGCTGAAGGAAGGCTTGAGGGACGGCACGATGCATCCTAAGCAGGCCAAGATCAACTTTGCCCACGAAATCGTCAAGAGGTTTCACGGTGCTGAAGCGGCGCTTGCTGCCGAGCGGAATTTTGAAAAGGTCTTCAAGGATCGGGAAATACCCGAAGACATTGATGTGGTGCGACTCAAAAAGGACAAGGAAGTCGTATGGCTCCCGCAACTGCTTGCCGCTGTCGGTATGGTAGCATCGACATCTGAGGGCAAGCGCATGATAACCCAGGGGGCGGTCAACATAAACGGGAGCAAAGTTTCTTCGGAAGATCTCCCCCTCTCCGCTACGAGCGAGATCGTAATCAAAGTGGGGAAACGGAAATTCAAGAAAATAGTCTTCGAAAGCTGA
- a CDS encoding TIGR00282 family metallophosphoesterase: protein MPNDFLTIVFIGDVIGKPGREAAVRYLKGVSADFKIINGENLAGGLGITPGLADEMLAAGVDGITTGNHVWKKKEIIPYLMGESRVLRPLNYPEGTPGFGFTLLTKNSKQLYIANIEGRTFMNPLACPFRSMEEFIASKKVGIPSFVDFHAEATSEKIAMGWFLDGKVSALVGTHTHVQTSDDRVLPKGTGYITDAGMTGPTNSVIGMEKEAILERFLTQLPQKYEVARGDVEIQGVRITIDRATNLCANMERIKERVSQSGH, encoded by the coding sequence ATGCCAAATGATTTCCTTACGATTGTTTTCATAGGGGACGTGATCGGTAAGCCCGGCAGGGAGGCTGCTGTCCGGTACCTCAAGGGAGTGAGCGCTGACTTCAAGATCATCAACGGTGAGAATCTGGCAGGCGGGCTCGGCATCACGCCAGGGCTGGCAGACGAGATGCTCGCCGCCGGGGTCGACGGCATTACCACCGGAAACCACGTGTGGAAAAAGAAGGAGATTATACCCTACCTCATGGGGGAGTCAAGAGTGCTGCGCCCCCTCAATTACCCTGAGGGCACACCCGGTTTCGGGTTTACCCTTCTGACGAAGAACAGTAAGCAACTCTATATAGCCAACATCGAAGGCCGCACATTCATGAACCCTCTGGCCTGCCCCTTCCGTTCCATGGAGGAGTTCATTGCGTCAAAAAAGGTAGGCATACCATCCTTCGTGGATTTCCATGCGGAAGCAACGTCAGAAAAGATTGCAATGGGTTGGTTCCTGGACGGGAAAGTCTCTGCGCTCGTGGGGACACACACGCACGTGCAGACCTCTGATGATCGTGTACTGCCCAAGGGAACAGGCTATATCACCGATGCAGGCATGACCGGACCGACCAACTCAGTGATAGGCATGGAGAAGGAGGCGATCCTGGAACGGTTCTTGACGCAACTTCCGCAGAAATATGAGGTAGCACGCGGCGACGTGGAGATTCAGGGCGTGCGTATCACTATAGATAGAGCTACGAACCTTTGCGCGAACATGGAGCGCATCAAGGAGAGGGTGAGTCAAAGTGGACACTAA